From the Cryptomeria japonica chromosome 2, Sugi_1.0, whole genome shotgun sequence genome, one window contains:
- the LOC131070231 gene encoding small ribosomal subunit protein eS30z/eS30y/eS30x, with product MTKPHPRVEKEKPILSKGIHQYSKTLASICHLGPRRRAENQEQQQQKQRQEQQQQSKMSKVHGSLARAGKVRGQTPKVAKQDKKKKPRGRAHKRMQYNRRFVTAVAGFGKKRGPNSSEK from the exons ATGACTAAACCGCACCCtagggttgaaaaagaaaaacctaTTCTGTCCAAAGGTATTCATCAATATAGCAAAACCCTAGCATCAATTTGTCATCTTGGGCCAAGGAGAAGAGCTGAAAATCAGGAGCAGCAGCAGCAGAAGCAGCGGCAGGAGCAGCAGCAGCAATCCAAAATGA GTAAAGTGCACGGATCATTGGCCCGAGCAGGGAAGGTGAGAGGGCAGACCCCCAAGGTTGCCAAGCAAGACAAGAAGAAGAAGCCCAGAGGCCGTGCCCACAAACGCATGCAGTATAACCGCCGTTTTGTTACTGCAG TAGCTGGATTTGGGAAGAAAAGAGGTCCAAACTCTTCTGAGAAGTAA